In one window of Gossypium hirsutum isolate 1008001.06 chromosome A01, Gossypium_hirsutum_v2.1, whole genome shotgun sequence DNA:
- the LOC107912691 gene encoding protein ESMERALDA 1 isoform X1 — MHAKNRVPNSGQSTPSPPASPLRSPRYRPGRKSGRCSPFQPGRTIAHRFSCLLLSVLLRRQRIFLFAPLIYISGMLLYMGTASVDVIPVVKHRPSPGSVYRSPQVYEKLKIYMNADNSSADAISTVWKNSYKGGQWRPCVNKSYEGLPESNGYIYVEANGGLNQQRTSICNAVAVAGYLNATLLIPNFHFHSIWRDPSKFKDIYDEEYFISTLKNDVRVVDKIPEYIMERFDHNLTNVYNFRIKAWSSIRYYRDVVMPKLLEEKVIRISPFANRLSFDAPPAVQRLRCLANYEALRFSSPILSLGETLVARMKERSANSGGKYLSVHLRFEEDMVAFSCCVFDGGELEKEDMKKARERGWKGKFTKPGRVIRPGAIRINGKCPLTPLEVGLMLRGMGFDNNTYIFLASGKIYNSEKTMAPLLEMFPNLQTKEMLASEEELVPYKRFSSRMAAIDYTVCLHSEVFLTTQGGNFPHFLMGHRRYRYGGHSKTIRPDKRRLALLFDNPNIGWRTFKRQMLNMRSHSDTKGFELKRPNDSIYTFPCPDCMCRTNKSEAARSSAT; from the exons ATGCACGCCAAAAATAGGGTTCCTAATAGCGGCCAAAGCACCCCATCACCACCGGCATCACCACTACGGTCACCGAGGTACCGCCCCGGGAGGAAGTCGGGTAGGTGCAGCCCCTTCCAACCGGGGCGGACCATTGCCCATCGCTTCTCTTGCTTACTTCTCTCTGTTCTTCTTCGTCGACAACGGATTTTCCTCTTTGCTCCTCTCATTTATATCTCCGGGATGCTTCTTTACATGGGCACCGCTTCCGTTGATGTCATTCCTGTTGTTAAACACCGACCCTCACCCGGCTCCGTTTACCGGAGTCCCCAGGTTTACGagaaacttaaaatttatatgaatgcCGATAATTCCTCTGCTGACGCG ATTTCGACTGTATGGAAAAATTCCTATAAAGGGGGGCAGTGGAGACCTTGTGTAAACAAGTCTTATGAAG GTTTACCTGAATCAAATGGTTACATCTATGTTGAGGCAAATGGAGGCTTAAATCAACAGAGGACGTCG ATCTGCAATGCAGTTGCTGTGGCAGGCTATCTTAATGCAACTCTTCTAATCCCTAATTTCCATTTTCATAGCATATGGCGAGATCCCAG CAAATTCAAAGACATCTATGATGAAGAGTATTTCATCAGTACCTTAAAGAACGATGTACGAGTTGTTGATAAGATTCCTGAGTACATAATGGAACGATTTGACCATAATTTGACCAATGTTTACAACTTCAGAATTAAAGCATGGTCATCCATTAGGTATTACAGGGATGTGGTCATGCCCAAGCTGCTTGAAGAAAA GGTTATAAGGATTTCTCCTTTTGCAAACCGCTTATCATTTGATGCTCCTCCTGCTGTCCAAAGACTCAGATGCTTGGCAAATTATGAAGCTTTACGGTTTTCAAGTCCAATACTAAGCCTTGGAGAAACTTTGGTTGCTAGAATGAAAGAGCGCAGTGCAAACAGTGGTGGCAAGTATCTTTCTGTTCATCTTCGGTTTGAGGAG GATATGGTAGCTTTCTCTTGTTGTGTATTTGATGGTGGGGAACTAGAAAAGGAAGACATGAAAAAAGCGAGGGAAAGAGGCTGGAAAGGAAAATTTACAAAACCTGGTCGAGTTATACGCCCTGGAGCAATCAGGATTAATGGAAAATGCCCATTGACTCCTTTAGAG GTTGGATTGATGCTTAGAGGAATGGGATTTGATAATAATACATATATCTTTTTGGCTTCTGGAAAGATATACAATTCTGAGAAAACAATGGCTCCTTTACTGGAAATGTTTCCCAACTTGCAAACAAAAGAGATGCTGGCATCTGAGGAAGAACTTGTTCCATATAAG AGATTTTCATCCAGGATGGCTGCCATAGACTATACTGTTTGCCTTCATAGCGAGGTATTTTTGACTACTCAAGGTGGGAATTTTCCTCATTTTCTGATGGGCCACAGGAGGTACCGGTACGGCGGACATTCCAAGACAATTCGACCAGACAAGCGAAGGTTGGCACTGCTATTTGATAACCCTAATATTGG GTGGAGAACTTTCAAGCGACAAATGCTGAATATGAGGTCTCATAGTGACACAAAGGGGTTTGAGCTCAAAAGGCCCAATGATTCGATATATACCTTCCCATGCCCTGATTGCATGTGTCGTACAAACAAATCAGAAGCAGCAAGATCATCGGCTACGTGA
- the LOC107912691 gene encoding protein ESMERALDA 1 isoform X2: MHAKNRVPNSGQSTPSPPASPLRSPRYRPGRKSGRCSPFQPGRTIAHRFSCLLLSVLLRRQRIFLFAPLIYISGMLLYMGTASVDVIPVVKHRPSPGSVYRSPQVYEKLKIYMNADNSSADAISTVWKNSYKGGQWRPCVNKSYEGLPESNGYIYVEANGGLNQQRTSICNAVAVAGYLNATLLIPNFHFHSIWRDPSKFKDIYDEEYFISTLKNDVRVVDKIPEYIMERFDHNLTNVYNFRIKAWSSIRYYRDVVMPKLLEEKVIRISPFANRLSFDAPPAVQRLRCLANYEALRFSSPILSLGETLVARMKERSANSGGKYLSVHLRFEEDMVAFSCCVFDGGELEKEDMKKARERGWKGKFTKPGRVIRPGAIRINGKCPLTPLEVGLMLRGMGFDNNTYIFLASGKIYNSEKTMAPLLEMFPNLQTKEMLASEEELVPYKRFSSRMAAIDYTVCLHSEVFLTTQGGNFPHFLMGHRRYRYGGHSKTIRPDKRRWRTFKRQMLNMRSHSDTKGFELKRPNDSIYTFPCPDCMCRTNKSEAARSSAT; this comes from the exons ATGCACGCCAAAAATAGGGTTCCTAATAGCGGCCAAAGCACCCCATCACCACCGGCATCACCACTACGGTCACCGAGGTACCGCCCCGGGAGGAAGTCGGGTAGGTGCAGCCCCTTCCAACCGGGGCGGACCATTGCCCATCGCTTCTCTTGCTTACTTCTCTCTGTTCTTCTTCGTCGACAACGGATTTTCCTCTTTGCTCCTCTCATTTATATCTCCGGGATGCTTCTTTACATGGGCACCGCTTCCGTTGATGTCATTCCTGTTGTTAAACACCGACCCTCACCCGGCTCCGTTTACCGGAGTCCCCAGGTTTACGagaaacttaaaatttatatgaatgcCGATAATTCCTCTGCTGACGCG ATTTCGACTGTATGGAAAAATTCCTATAAAGGGGGGCAGTGGAGACCTTGTGTAAACAAGTCTTATGAAG GTTTACCTGAATCAAATGGTTACATCTATGTTGAGGCAAATGGAGGCTTAAATCAACAGAGGACGTCG ATCTGCAATGCAGTTGCTGTGGCAGGCTATCTTAATGCAACTCTTCTAATCCCTAATTTCCATTTTCATAGCATATGGCGAGATCCCAG CAAATTCAAAGACATCTATGATGAAGAGTATTTCATCAGTACCTTAAAGAACGATGTACGAGTTGTTGATAAGATTCCTGAGTACATAATGGAACGATTTGACCATAATTTGACCAATGTTTACAACTTCAGAATTAAAGCATGGTCATCCATTAGGTATTACAGGGATGTGGTCATGCCCAAGCTGCTTGAAGAAAA GGTTATAAGGATTTCTCCTTTTGCAAACCGCTTATCATTTGATGCTCCTCCTGCTGTCCAAAGACTCAGATGCTTGGCAAATTATGAAGCTTTACGGTTTTCAAGTCCAATACTAAGCCTTGGAGAAACTTTGGTTGCTAGAATGAAAGAGCGCAGTGCAAACAGTGGTGGCAAGTATCTTTCTGTTCATCTTCGGTTTGAGGAG GATATGGTAGCTTTCTCTTGTTGTGTATTTGATGGTGGGGAACTAGAAAAGGAAGACATGAAAAAAGCGAGGGAAAGAGGCTGGAAAGGAAAATTTACAAAACCTGGTCGAGTTATACGCCCTGGAGCAATCAGGATTAATGGAAAATGCCCATTGACTCCTTTAGAG GTTGGATTGATGCTTAGAGGAATGGGATTTGATAATAATACATATATCTTTTTGGCTTCTGGAAAGATATACAATTCTGAGAAAACAATGGCTCCTTTACTGGAAATGTTTCCCAACTTGCAAACAAAAGAGATGCTGGCATCTGAGGAAGAACTTGTTCCATATAAG AGATTTTCATCCAGGATGGCTGCCATAGACTATACTGTTTGCCTTCATAGCGAGGTATTTTTGACTACTCAAGGTGGGAATTTTCCTCATTTTCTGATGGGCCACAGGAGGTACCGGTACGGCGGACATTCCAAGACAATTCGACCAGACAAGCGAAG GTGGAGAACTTTCAAGCGACAAATGCTGAATATGAGGTCTCATAGTGACACAAAGGGGTTTGAGCTCAAAAGGCCCAATGATTCGATATATACCTTCCCATGCCCTGATTGCATGTGTCGTACAAACAAATCAGAAGCAGCAAGATCATCGGCTACGTGA
- the LOC107912691 gene encoding protein ESMERALDA 1 isoform X3, with product MHAKNRVPNSGQSTPSPPASPLRSPRYRPGRKSGRCSPFQPGRTIAHRFSCLLLSVLLRRQRIFLFAPLIYISGMLLYMGTASVDVIPVVKHRPSPGSVYRSPQVYEKLKIYMNADNSSADAISTVWKNSYKGGQWRPCVNKSYEGLPESNGYIYVEANGGLNQQRTSICNAVAVAGYLNATLLIPNFHFHSIWRDPSKFKDIYDEEYFISTLKNDVRVVDKIPEYIMERFDHNLTNVYNFRIKAWSSIRYYRDVVMPKLLEEKVIRISPFANRLSFDAPPAVQRLRCLANYEALRFSSPILSLGETLVARMKERSANSGGKYLSVHLRFEEDMVAFSCCVFDGGELEKEDMKKARERGWKGKFTKPGRVIRPGAIRINGKCPLTPLEIYNSEKTMAPLLEMFPNLQTKEMLASEEELVPYKRFSSRMAAIDYTVCLHSEVFLTTQGGNFPHFLMGHRRYRYGGHSKTIRPDKRRLALLFDNPNIGWRTFKRQMLNMRSHSDTKGFELKRPNDSIYTFPCPDCMCRTNKSEAARSSAT from the exons ATGCACGCCAAAAATAGGGTTCCTAATAGCGGCCAAAGCACCCCATCACCACCGGCATCACCACTACGGTCACCGAGGTACCGCCCCGGGAGGAAGTCGGGTAGGTGCAGCCCCTTCCAACCGGGGCGGACCATTGCCCATCGCTTCTCTTGCTTACTTCTCTCTGTTCTTCTTCGTCGACAACGGATTTTCCTCTTTGCTCCTCTCATTTATATCTCCGGGATGCTTCTTTACATGGGCACCGCTTCCGTTGATGTCATTCCTGTTGTTAAACACCGACCCTCACCCGGCTCCGTTTACCGGAGTCCCCAGGTTTACGagaaacttaaaatttatatgaatgcCGATAATTCCTCTGCTGACGCG ATTTCGACTGTATGGAAAAATTCCTATAAAGGGGGGCAGTGGAGACCTTGTGTAAACAAGTCTTATGAAG GTTTACCTGAATCAAATGGTTACATCTATGTTGAGGCAAATGGAGGCTTAAATCAACAGAGGACGTCG ATCTGCAATGCAGTTGCTGTGGCAGGCTATCTTAATGCAACTCTTCTAATCCCTAATTTCCATTTTCATAGCATATGGCGAGATCCCAG CAAATTCAAAGACATCTATGATGAAGAGTATTTCATCAGTACCTTAAAGAACGATGTACGAGTTGTTGATAAGATTCCTGAGTACATAATGGAACGATTTGACCATAATTTGACCAATGTTTACAACTTCAGAATTAAAGCATGGTCATCCATTAGGTATTACAGGGATGTGGTCATGCCCAAGCTGCTTGAAGAAAA GGTTATAAGGATTTCTCCTTTTGCAAACCGCTTATCATTTGATGCTCCTCCTGCTGTCCAAAGACTCAGATGCTTGGCAAATTATGAAGCTTTACGGTTTTCAAGTCCAATACTAAGCCTTGGAGAAACTTTGGTTGCTAGAATGAAAGAGCGCAGTGCAAACAGTGGTGGCAAGTATCTTTCTGTTCATCTTCGGTTTGAGGAG GATATGGTAGCTTTCTCTTGTTGTGTATTTGATGGTGGGGAACTAGAAAAGGAAGACATGAAAAAAGCGAGGGAAAGAGGCTGGAAAGGAAAATTTACAAAACCTGGTCGAGTTATACGCCCTGGAGCAATCAGGATTAATGGAAAATGCCCATTGACTCCTTTAGAG ATATACAATTCTGAGAAAACAATGGCTCCTTTACTGGAAATGTTTCCCAACTTGCAAACAAAAGAGATGCTGGCATCTGAGGAAGAACTTGTTCCATATAAG AGATTTTCATCCAGGATGGCTGCCATAGACTATACTGTTTGCCTTCATAGCGAGGTATTTTTGACTACTCAAGGTGGGAATTTTCCTCATTTTCTGATGGGCCACAGGAGGTACCGGTACGGCGGACATTCCAAGACAATTCGACCAGACAAGCGAAGGTTGGCACTGCTATTTGATAACCCTAATATTGG GTGGAGAACTTTCAAGCGACAAATGCTGAATATGAGGTCTCATAGTGACACAAAGGGGTTTGAGCTCAAAAGGCCCAATGATTCGATATATACCTTCCCATGCCCTGATTGCATGTGTCGTACAAACAAATCAGAAGCAGCAAGATCATCGGCTACGTGA
- the LOC107912691 gene encoding protein ESMERALDA 1 isoform X4, which yields MHAKNRVPNSGQSTPSPPASPLRSPRYRPGRKSGRCSPFQPGRTIAHRFSCLLLSVLLRRQRIFLFAPLIYISGMLLYMGTASVDVIPVVKHRPSPGSVYRSPQVYEKLKIYMNADNSSADAISTVWKNSYKGGQWRPCVNKSYEGLPESNGYIYVEANGGLNQQRTSICNAVAVAGYLNATLLIPNFHFHSIWRDPSKFKDIYDEEYFISTLKNDVRVVDKIPEYIMERFDHNLTNVYNFRIKAWSSIRYYRDVVMPKLLEEKVIRISPFANRLSFDAPPAVQRLRCLANYEALRFSSPILSLGETLVARMKERSANSGGKYLSVHLRFEEDMVAFSCCVFDGGELEKEDMKKARERGWKGKFTKPGRVIRPGAIRINGKCPLTPLEIYNSEKTMAPLLEMFPNLQTKEMLASEEELVPYKRFSSRMAAIDYTVCLHSEVFLTTQGGNFPHFLMGHRRYRYGGHSKTIRPDKRRWRTFKRQMLNMRSHSDTKGFELKRPNDSIYTFPCPDCMCRTNKSEAARSSAT from the exons ATGCACGCCAAAAATAGGGTTCCTAATAGCGGCCAAAGCACCCCATCACCACCGGCATCACCACTACGGTCACCGAGGTACCGCCCCGGGAGGAAGTCGGGTAGGTGCAGCCCCTTCCAACCGGGGCGGACCATTGCCCATCGCTTCTCTTGCTTACTTCTCTCTGTTCTTCTTCGTCGACAACGGATTTTCCTCTTTGCTCCTCTCATTTATATCTCCGGGATGCTTCTTTACATGGGCACCGCTTCCGTTGATGTCATTCCTGTTGTTAAACACCGACCCTCACCCGGCTCCGTTTACCGGAGTCCCCAGGTTTACGagaaacttaaaatttatatgaatgcCGATAATTCCTCTGCTGACGCG ATTTCGACTGTATGGAAAAATTCCTATAAAGGGGGGCAGTGGAGACCTTGTGTAAACAAGTCTTATGAAG GTTTACCTGAATCAAATGGTTACATCTATGTTGAGGCAAATGGAGGCTTAAATCAACAGAGGACGTCG ATCTGCAATGCAGTTGCTGTGGCAGGCTATCTTAATGCAACTCTTCTAATCCCTAATTTCCATTTTCATAGCATATGGCGAGATCCCAG CAAATTCAAAGACATCTATGATGAAGAGTATTTCATCAGTACCTTAAAGAACGATGTACGAGTTGTTGATAAGATTCCTGAGTACATAATGGAACGATTTGACCATAATTTGACCAATGTTTACAACTTCAGAATTAAAGCATGGTCATCCATTAGGTATTACAGGGATGTGGTCATGCCCAAGCTGCTTGAAGAAAA GGTTATAAGGATTTCTCCTTTTGCAAACCGCTTATCATTTGATGCTCCTCCTGCTGTCCAAAGACTCAGATGCTTGGCAAATTATGAAGCTTTACGGTTTTCAAGTCCAATACTAAGCCTTGGAGAAACTTTGGTTGCTAGAATGAAAGAGCGCAGTGCAAACAGTGGTGGCAAGTATCTTTCTGTTCATCTTCGGTTTGAGGAG GATATGGTAGCTTTCTCTTGTTGTGTATTTGATGGTGGGGAACTAGAAAAGGAAGACATGAAAAAAGCGAGGGAAAGAGGCTGGAAAGGAAAATTTACAAAACCTGGTCGAGTTATACGCCCTGGAGCAATCAGGATTAATGGAAAATGCCCATTGACTCCTTTAGAG ATATACAATTCTGAGAAAACAATGGCTCCTTTACTGGAAATGTTTCCCAACTTGCAAACAAAAGAGATGCTGGCATCTGAGGAAGAACTTGTTCCATATAAG AGATTTTCATCCAGGATGGCTGCCATAGACTATACTGTTTGCCTTCATAGCGAGGTATTTTTGACTACTCAAGGTGGGAATTTTCCTCATTTTCTGATGGGCCACAGGAGGTACCGGTACGGCGGACATTCCAAGACAATTCGACCAGACAAGCGAAG GTGGAGAACTTTCAAGCGACAAATGCTGAATATGAGGTCTCATAGTGACACAAAGGGGTTTGAGCTCAAAAGGCCCAATGATTCGATATATACCTTCCCATGCCCTGATTGCATGTGTCGTACAAACAAATCAGAAGCAGCAAGATCATCGGCTACGTGA